A single genomic interval of Acidobacteriota bacterium harbors:
- a CDS encoding CHAT domain-containing protein → MTKIHCKIFVCLNIFFLLQSTGLATPFIQQPQNPISNSTQKAAVPDEKIQKRINELLEQGNTLLAAYEVQKIFPLLEEGLKLSRQIQSLDSEVGFLALFTSSYYVAGDKAKSIDYGKQLIDKIDATDAKDEKFVFLGLIAKASKDLQRYDEAINYYQQCLAALSALKEKPDTLAQYELTTLINLGELLLLLKRFDACIGVYTRSVELTRKLNQPGNQGLLLVLLAKSYIGNNENEKGISQLDLAKPMLKDTKDSELKILEMLVRGEANLNLGRFEEALKIFSSAYLTAQQLNARIYLISLSNMIGRCHLGMGNYDEAFKLFDRSLALVRDTQSNRQAGIQEILSIAGNEGDLLNSIGQIYSDTGQHERALEYFKQAREASHKIGAITYELAAINNIGQSYTYLRNHTEARKYYLLALDLQKQISNRAMEALILNNLASTHLMSGETDEAIHYFKRAIEISQETRQRIAESWALQNYGYALQRKGELDQAMENYLKALMLARELKNIRSESFVLTLLMLGWMEKANPKLAIFFGKQAINLFQKTRKQLVNIDKDSQQSFIQERKDVYKILADLLIEEGRLPEAQQVLDLLKQEEFYEFVRRDSNATTDAKNAELSSEESQWEQRYLQIADRVTSIGFEYNSLLSKLNRTSADETRLVELEKDLEVAGQAFQKFINDLKNEAATRQTSSNRIAQIEENQGLRNDLEELGDNSVALYTLVLKDKLRIILITPKTQKAAEFAIPEAELSKKIFAFRQALQTPAIDPQPLAQELYKIIFAPIAKDLEGARARTLMWSLEGILRYLPIAALHDGNQYLVEKYRNVIFTPASNARLKDPVSPKWRGIGLGVSKGADGFVPLPGVLKELNTIFNIENRDKPNPMAGGILPGVVKLDEEFTAEAFKAALRQKVPVVHIASHFQFKPGNETNSFLLLGDGSHLSLAELKRLPSIFNGVELLTLSACQTAVGSTSDDGKEVDGLAIVAQQQGAKAIIASLWSVADESTSLLMREFYSLRESNKGLSKAEALRQAQLKLLNGKVTGKPLTQMQRGPISEDLNKEKKFVVNPKAPFAHPYFWAPFILIGNWK, encoded by the coding sequence GTGACAAAAATTCATTGCAAAATTTTTGTTTGCCTGAATATTTTTTTCCTCCTGCAATCCACAGGTCTGGCAACTCCTTTTATTCAACAACCGCAAAACCCGATAAGCAACTCCACACAAAAAGCAGCCGTGCCGGATGAGAAAATTCAAAAACGCATCAATGAATTATTGGAACAAGGGAACACCTTGCTTGCAGCATATGAGGTTCAAAAAATCTTTCCACTTCTTGAAGAAGGTCTAAAGTTATCCAGACAGATTCAATCGCTTGATTCAGAGGTTGGCTTCCTGGCGTTGTTTACCAGTTCCTATTATGTCGCCGGTGATAAAGCAAAATCGATTGATTATGGAAAGCAACTGATCGACAAGATTGATGCAACGGATGCCAAAGACGAAAAATTTGTTTTTCTCGGACTAATCGCCAAAGCCAGCAAAGATTTACAACGATACGATGAGGCAATCAACTATTATCAGCAATGCCTCGCGGCGTTGAGTGCTCTTAAAGAAAAGCCCGATACCCTCGCTCAATATGAACTCACGACCTTGATAAACCTTGGAGAGTTATTACTGTTATTGAAACGCTTTGATGCCTGTATAGGGGTTTATACACGCTCTGTTGAACTGACACGGAAATTGAACCAACCGGGTAATCAAGGGCTGCTGTTGGTTCTGTTGGCTAAATCCTATATTGGCAATAATGAAAACGAGAAAGGGATTAGCCAACTCGACCTAGCCAAACCGATGCTGAAAGACACCAAAGATAGTGAATTAAAAATTCTGGAGATGTTGGTCAGAGGGGAAGCGAATTTGAATCTCGGTCGGTTTGAAGAAGCCCTGAAAATATTTTCTTCCGCTTACCTAACCGCGCAACAATTAAACGCCCGGATTTACCTGATTTCTTTAAGCAATATGATAGGGCGTTGCCATTTAGGAATGGGAAATTATGATGAAGCCTTTAAACTCTTTGATCGGTCGTTGGCGTTGGTACGCGATACCCAATCGAATCGTCAAGCGGGTATACAAGAGATATTGAGCATAGCCGGAAACGAAGGCGATTTACTCAATAGTATCGGGCAGATTTACAGCGATACCGGACAACATGAGCGGGCGCTGGAATATTTTAAACAGGCAAGAGAGGCATCGCATAAAATCGGGGCAATTACTTATGAACTTGCCGCGATCAATAATATCGGGCAATCCTATACCTACCTTCGCAATCATACCGAAGCCCGCAAGTATTACCTTCTGGCGCTCGACCTGCAAAAGCAGATTTCCAATCGGGCAATGGAAGCCTTGATTTTAAATAATCTGGCATCCACGCATCTGATGAGCGGAGAAACCGATGAAGCAATCCATTATTTCAAACGCGCCATAGAAATTTCTCAGGAAACCCGTCAACGAATAGCCGAATCGTGGGCTTTACAAAATTATGGGTATGCCCTGCAACGCAAGGGCGAACTCGATCAGGCGATGGAAAATTATCTGAAAGCCCTCATGCTGGCGCGTGAGTTGAAAAATATCCGCAGCGAAAGTTTTGTCCTGACCCTTTTAATGCTCGGTTGGATGGAAAAAGCCAATCCCAAACTGGCAATATTTTTCGGGAAACAGGCAATCAATCTGTTTCAAAAAACTCGCAAACAATTGGTTAATATCGATAAAGATTCCCAACAAAGTTTCATTCAGGAACGCAAAGATGTTTATAAAATTCTGGCGGATTTGTTGATTGAAGAAGGGCGATTGCCGGAAGCGCAACAGGTTTTGGATTTGCTCAAACAGGAAGAGTTTTACGAGTTTGTCCGGCGCGATAGCAACGCGACAACCGATGCAAAAAATGCTGAGTTGAGTAGCGAAGAAAGTCAATGGGAGCAGCGTTATTTACAAATCGCCGACCGGGTGACTTCGATTGGCTTTGAATATAATTCGTTGTTAAGCAAGCTCAACCGCACCTCGGCTGATGAAACCCGGTTGGTTGAATTGGAAAAAGATTTGGAGGTTGCCGGACAGGCTTTTCAAAAATTCATTAATGACTTAAAAAATGAAGCCGCGACCCGGCAAACCTCATCGAATCGCATTGCTCAAATTGAAGAGAACCAGGGACTCCGAAACGACCTCGAAGAGTTAGGTGATAATTCGGTGGCGCTGTATACGCTGGTGTTAAAAGATAAGCTGAGAATCATTTTAATCACTCCGAAAACACAGAAGGCTGCCGAATTTGCGATACCCGAAGCGGAACTGAGCAAAAAAATATTTGCCTTTCGCCAAGCCTTACAAACTCCGGCGATTGACCCGCAACCGCTGGCACAGGAACTTTATAAAATCATCTTTGCGCCGATTGCGAAAGATTTAGAAGGCGCGCGCGCCAGAACGTTGATGTGGTCATTGGAAGGCATTCTCAGATATTTGCCCATCGCGGCATTACATGATGGCAATCAATATCTGGTGGAAAAATATCGAAACGTGATTTTTACGCCCGCGAGTAATGCCAGGTTGAAAGACCCCGTCAGTCCAAAATGGCGTGGCATCGGACTCGGTGTTTCAAAAGGCGCGGATGGCTTCGTGCCTTTGCCGGGGGTGCTCAAAGAGTTGAATACAATTTTTAATATTGAAAATAGAGATAAACCCAATCCAATGGCTGGCGGCATTTTACCGGGAGTGGTAAAACTCGATGAAGAGTTTACCGCTGAGGCTTTTAAAGCGGCGCTCAGGCAAAAAGTTCCGGTCGTTCACATCGCCTCGCATTTTCAATTTAAACCGGGGAACGAGACCAATTCATTTTTACTGCTTGGCGATGGTTCGCATTTGTCGCTTGCAGAACTCAAACGCCTGCCGAGCATTTTCAATGGGGTCGAATTATTGACGCTTTCAGCCTGTCAAACTGCGGTTGGCAGCACTTCGGATGATGGTAAAGAGGTTGATGGACTTGCGATTGTTGCTCAACAACAAGGCGCGAAGGCGATCATCGCCTCTTTGTGGTCGGTTGCCGATGAGAGCACGAGTTTATTGATGCGGGAATTTTATTCTTTGCGGGAATCCAATAAAGGATTGTCAAAAGCCGAGGCGTTACGTCAGGCGCAGCTTAAATTGTTAAACGGTAAAGTGACCGGAAAACCTCTGACTCAAATGCAAAGAGGACCCATTTCCGAAGATTTAAACAAAGAGAAAAAATTTGTTGTAAACCCGAAAGCGCCTTTTGCGCACCCCTACTTTTGGGCGCCGTTTATTCTGATTGGCAACTGGAAGTAA
- a CDS encoding M48 family metalloprotease — protein sequence MNESTALFNPSGKTHLAKQLLAILFCCFFIAIFQIAAQAQSRVELGRGIDPADPNIILLKDVWAKTLSNAKAPAGIKFPPFLYVISEDEQKGMNKDPNVPDAFATLVSIQSQYYPVVVVNMSLLTKIIEGNDARLAYVLGHEISHHTLGHVKAVRATGKTKFLLTAFSREQELNADKNGMMLTLASGYAFQDALGGMRRFIELGMEYSPLEAISVSHPSWSQRLEKMDKERATLWSSMSAFRSGVVFLAVEQFGSAERCFDLVVKQFPDCYEAWANLGYARLMQYCDLLSPDDIRDFDVGHILTTGFYTRPRSLEDRGRGKDANLWRQAVEALNQALTLNPHLTLAKANLGIAYLVKPDGKDAKSATQFLEEAVGDLKDDKDLDLLRRIVILANAGVANLAAGNLELSGKRTLEAFDLGGNKSLLTAPAILYNYAVALEREGTPEQKKKAAQILYDYLRVASRSSVWFPIGNERYQHLCSEQSLACKPAESIVMVANRLIFGLELGKGRTVGLTDSMANVEKSLGKPVPIPVVKNASIRKLKYPQMGIEILGREQVMAISLLTPAAPPISVRRRGLGSQANLLRVGMPEAQFTSIVGKEFTDTKIINPLIPYRFYPDLGIAARFIKGVVSEIMIVQVPREK from the coding sequence ATGAATGAATCCACAGCCTTGTTTAATCCATCGGGTAAAACACATCTGGCAAAGCAACTCCTCGCAATCCTTTTTTGTTGCTTTTTCATCGCGATTTTTCAAATTGCTGCACAGGCGCAGTCCAGGGTTGAACTGGGAAGAGGCATTGACCCCGCTGACCCGAATATCATTTTATTAAAAGATGTTTGGGCTAAAACTCTTAGTAATGCCAAAGCGCCCGCAGGCATTAAATTTCCTCCCTTCCTATATGTCATTTCGGAAGACGAACAGAAGGGAATGAATAAAGACCCCAATGTGCCGGATGCCTTTGCAACCTTAGTGAGCATCCAGAGCCAGTATTATCCGGTTGTAGTTGTGAATATGTCTTTGCTGACGAAAATTATCGAAGGCAACGATGCGCGCCTGGCATACGTGCTTGGGCATGAAATTTCCCATCATACCCTGGGGCATGTAAAAGCCGTGCGGGCAACCGGAAAGACCAAATTTTTATTGACTGCTTTTTCCCGCGAACAGGAACTGAATGCTGATAAAAACGGCATGATGCTGACGCTGGCATCCGGTTATGCGTTTCAAGATGCGCTTGGCGGAATGCGTCGCTTCATCGAATTGGGAATGGAGTATTCGCCGCTTGAAGCGATTTCGGTTTCTCACCCTTCGTGGTCACAGCGGCTCGAAAAGATGGATAAGGAACGCGCCACGCTCTGGTCATCAATGAGCGCCTTTCGCAGCGGGGTAGTGTTTTTAGCGGTTGAACAATTCGGTTCGGCAGAGCGCTGTTTTGATTTGGTGGTCAAACAATTTCCCGATTGTTACGAAGCCTGGGCAAACCTCGGATATGCCCGGTTGATGCAATATTGCGACCTGCTCAGTCCCGATGATATTCGCGATTTTGATGTCGGGCATATCTTGACGACGGGATTTTACACTCGTCCAAGAAGTCTGGAAGACCGTGGTCGCGGGAAGGATGCGAACCTTTGGCGACAGGCGGTCGAGGCATTAAATCAGGCATTAACCCTGAATCCCCATTTAACTCTGGCGAAAGCCAATCTCGGAATTGCCTATCTGGTTAAACCCGATGGCAAGGATGCAAAGTCTGCCACACAGTTTTTGGAAGAAGCGGTTGGAGATTTAAAAGATGATAAAGACCTTGATTTATTAAGGCGGATTGTGATTTTGGCGAATGCCGGAGTGGCAAATCTGGCTGCGGGAAATTTAGAGTTGAGCGGTAAACGAACACTTGAGGCATTCGATTTGGGTGGGAACAAAAGTTTGCTTACGGCTCCGGCGATTCTTTACAACTATGCGGTCGCGCTCGAACGCGAAGGCACACCGGAACAGAAAAAGAAAGCCGCGCAGATTCTATATGATTATTTAAGAGTGGCGAGCCGTTCATCGGTGTGGTTTCCCATCGGCAACGAGCGTTACCAGCATTTGTGTAGTGAACAGTCATTGGCATGTAAACCTGCCGAATCGATTGTGATGGTTGCCAATCGCCTGATTTTCGGTCTGGAATTGGGAAAAGGGCGAACCGTAGGGTTGACGGATTCAATGGCGAATGTTGAAAAATCATTAGGAAAACCCGTGCCTATCCCGGTGGTGAAAAATGCCAGTATCCGAAAGTTAAAATATCCGCAAATGGGAATCGAAATATTGGGACGTGAACAGGTGATGGCGATTTCACTTTTGACGCCGGCGGCTCCACCGATTTCCGTTCGTCGTCGCGGACTTGGCAGTCAGGCGAATCTGTTACGAGTCGGAATGCCCGAAGCGCAATTTACCAGCATTGTCGGTAAAGAATTTACCGACACCAAAATCATCAACCCTTTAATTCCATATCGCTTTTATCCTGACCTCGGCATCGCCGCTCGATTTATAAAAGGTGTGGTTTCGGAAATCATGATTGTTCAGGTTCCCAGGGAAAAATGA
- a CDS encoding caspase family protein produces MVRKFFFTFLILVLSFSQISKSDTAEAINHPNQAVQSSTRRALLVGINLYQPGVGLNQCKPDGEFSEPTAVKPQKSKVAITKSQRVPAVKNSSGQAKGGAVSGTPGRSAFGNLCGPAKDIEEMETVLKSKFGFTEITVLKDQEATRENILQTFQKHLIDDTKPGDICFFFYSGHGSKVKNSASIEDDKYDESIVPADSFKGARDIRDKELADLYNRAIDKGVVLTVISDSCHSGSNARGAGYPIAERVRALPFDENDVKDGKRPEKSAEERGALVIAAAQDYQEAKERMRNGIWRGNLAYSLVNVLKSPTVSPNESAEKIYQRVVAFMKGDGVNEQPVISGEARRLKRALFGWDAASTDLPTVAVISKDGNLVTLQGGLAMGLNTDCELKKQTATKEPPVRLKITKLNGIDSCDALVIEGNAKNITKGDIFVLDRWVTRDHAILTVWIPQAVDFRDIEKQTAEINKLKSSPKIEWLDDPTEISKSPANLPLAIIFYDNGWKLKLAETVENLGANIVASDVIAKLSEVKKIKLFIHLPPVKEIAQNLQIGKGTRREAIAVSNSPDNAQYFLVGRMIESSLEYAWVRPGSRLATSTSANDPLPSRSDWFRLEGTGETWNQTIESLTDRVVTLGKIRGWLQLDAPNEGRNFPYKLALRNTDTGELVTGNCRKNGEPVPCEVKEGQKFDLVLVADKGQLKPDIKPQRVYVFTIDSEGTGYLLFNRFGNVENKIPKNPSNPQPVELLGTPGMIKYVPPFGLDTYILITTDDEVGLSDPKVLEFTGAIQRKGGQGMFESLIDDLRTGTRGPVAEVPLNWSIERLFIRSVAKNN; encoded by the coding sequence ATGGTACGGAAATTCTTTTTTACTTTTTTGATTTTAGTTTTATCGTTTTCGCAGATTTCAAAAAGCGATACGGCTGAAGCAATAAACCATCCCAATCAAGCTGTTCAATCATCGACCCGACGCGCGCTTTTAGTGGGCATCAATTTATATCAACCTGGTGTTGGTTTGAATCAATGCAAACCGGATGGAGAATTCAGTGAACCTACCGCCGTTAAACCGCAAAAAAGTAAGGTTGCGATAACCAAATCTCAAAGAGTTCCAGCCGTTAAGAATTCATCTGGACAAGCCAAAGGCGGCGCGGTGAGCGGCACCCCCGGACGCAGCGCTTTCGGAAATCTTTGTGGCCCGGCAAAAGATATTGAAGAGATGGAAACCGTTCTGAAATCAAAATTCGGGTTTACCGAAATAACCGTTTTAAAAGACCAGGAAGCCACCCGCGAAAATATTTTGCAGACCTTTCAAAAACATCTGATTGACGATACGAAACCCGGTGATATTTGCTTTTTCTTTTATTCGGGACATGGCTCGAAAGTAAAAAATTCGGCATCAATCGAAGATGATAAATATGATGAGAGCATCGTTCCGGCTGATTCTTTCAAAGGCGCGCGCGATATTCGCGATAAGGAATTAGCCGACCTTTATAATCGAGCCATTGATAAAGGTGTGGTGTTGACGGTGATTTCCGATAGTTGCCACAGCGGTTCAAATGCGCGCGGAGCCGGTTATCCGATAGCTGAACGAGTTCGCGCTTTACCGTTTGATGAAAATGATGTGAAGGACGGCAAACGCCCGGAAAAATCTGCCGAAGAACGTGGCGCGTTGGTGATTGCCGCGGCACAGGATTATCAGGAAGCCAAAGAACGCATGCGAAACGGTATCTGGCGCGGCAATCTTGCATATTCTCTGGTTAATGTATTGAAATCACCGACGGTTTCGCCCAACGAATCGGCTGAAAAAATTTATCAACGGGTTGTCGCGTTTATGAAAGGCGATGGGGTGAATGAACAGCCGGTGATTTCCGGTGAAGCCCGTCGCTTGAAAAGAGCCTTGTTTGGATGGGATGCCGCCTCAACCGATTTGCCGACGGTTGCCGTTATCAGTAAGGATGGCAATCTGGTAACGCTTCAAGGCGGGTTGGCAATGGGTTTAAATACTGATTGTGAGTTAAAAAAGCAAACCGCCACCAAAGAGCCGCCGGTTCGCCTGAAAATAACCAAATTGAACGGCATCGATTCCTGCGATGCGCTGGTTATTGAAGGCAATGCGAAAAACATCACGAAAGGCGATATTTTCGTCTTAGACCGTTGGGTGACTCGCGACCACGCCATTTTAACCGTGTGGATTCCACAGGCTGTGGATTTTCGAGATATTGAAAAACAGACAGCAGAAATTAATAAATTAAAGTCATCGCCAAAAATCGAATGGTTAGATGACCCGACAGAAATTAGTAAATCACCCGCAAATTTACCATTGGCGATTATATTCTATGACAATGGTTGGAAATTGAAGCTTGCGGAAACGGTGGAGAATTTAGGCGCGAATATTGTCGCCAGCGATGTCATCGCCAAATTGAGTGAAGTGAAAAAAATTAAATTATTTATTCACCTGCCGCCGGTAAAAGAGATTGCTCAAAACTTGCAAATCGGCAAAGGGACACGCAGGGAAGCGATTGCAGTATCAAATTCCCCTGACAATGCCCAATACTTTCTTGTTGGGCGAATGATTGAAAGCAGTTTGGAATATGCCTGGGTTCGTCCCGGTAGCAGATTGGCGACTAGTACATCGGCAAATGACCCGTTACCTTCACGAAGTGATTGGTTCAGGCTTGAAGGAACGGGAGAGACCTGGAATCAAACCATTGAAAGCTTAACCGACCGTGTAGTGACGCTCGGAAAAATTCGCGGGTGGTTACAACTGGATGCGCCCAATGAAGGTCGCAATTTCCCTTATAAACTTGCCTTGAGAAATACCGACACCGGTGAACTGGTAACCGGCAATTGTCGAAAAAACGGAGAGCCGGTTCCGTGTGAAGTCAAAGAAGGGCAGAAATTTGATTTGGTGCTGGTCGCCGATAAAGGGCAATTGAAACCGGATATCAAACCCCAACGGGTTTATGTGTTTACCATTGATAGCGAAGGAACCGGCTATTTATTGTTTAATCGCTTTGGCAATGTCGAAAATAAAATCCCCAAAAATCCGAGCAACCCACAGCCGGTTGAATTACTGGGCACTCCCGGAATGATTAAATATGTTCCGCCATTCGGACTGGATACTTATATTCTGATAACCACGGATGATGAAGTCGGATTAAGCGACCCCAAGGTTTTGGAATTTACCGGCGCGATTCAACGAAAAGGCGGACAAGGGATGTTTGAGAGTTTAATTGATGATTTACGCACAGGCACGCGCGGTCCTGTCGCAGAAGTTCCGCTTAACTGGTCAATCGAAAGATTGTTTATTCGCAGTGTTGCTAAAAATAATTAG
- a CDS encoding AbrB/MazE/SpoVT family DNA-binding domain-containing protein codes for MMSKVQRWGNSQGLRLPKHVLESADISVGDNVEVIPQEGQITIKKISKRKFDLAEMVSRMPRNYKPHEEFLGKPVGKEEW; via the coding sequence ATGATGTCCAAGGTTCAAAGATGGGGCAACAGCCAAGGCTTACGGCTTCCGAAGCATGTGTTGGAGAGCGCCGATATCTCTGTCGGGGACAATGTCGAGGTCATCCCTCAAGAAGGTCAAATCACCATAAAGAAAATATCCAAAAGGAAATTTGACTTAGCCGAAATGGTTTCTCGCATGCCTCGCAATTACAAACCTCACGAAGAATTCTTGGGTAAACCAGTCGGCAAGGAAGAATGGTAA
- a CDS encoding type II toxin-antitoxin system PemK/MazF family toxin produces the protein MAKYVPQKGDFIALSFDPQSGHEQKGRRPALVISNYLFNKHTGLAIVCPITSTNRNIPFHLPVPATSSLTGFVMVDQVKSIDYTARKAKFIEKAPTELVEDTLEVLDVCTK, from the coding sequence ATGGCGAAATATGTCCCTCAGAAAGGCGACTTCATCGCTCTGTCATTCGATCCGCAATCTGGACACGAGCAGAAAGGGCGGCGGCCCGCGCTGGTAATCAGTAATTATTTGTTTAATAAGCACACAGGGCTGGCAATTGTCTGTCCAATAACCAGCACCAACCGCAATATCCCCTTTCATTTGCCGGTTCCGGCTACGTCATCGCTAACCGGCTTTGTCATGGTCGATCAGGTCAAATCCATTGACTATACAGCAAGAAAAGCCAAGTTCATTGAAAAGGCTCCGACGGAACTTGTGGAAGATACTCTGGAAGTATTAGACGTCTGTACCAAGTAG
- a CDS encoding extracellular solute-binding protein produces the protein MKKRNRWIPNGLSVFTSSVYLFLYAPIIVLVVLSFNNSRFSAIWQGFSWRWYQLAYKDNELIASLRMSLIIATLTTIIATLIGTAAAMALARYRWRYRQATESLVYLPVIIPEIVIGFASAALFGLVGFKFGISTVVIAHVAFAVSYVIFVVRARVAGFDRRLEDAAMDLGATPLQTFFRVTLPIILPGIISAALLVFTISLDDFVITSFVAGPGAATLPIKIYSMVKTGVTPEINAISTILLLVTILLVFVSEKISSGKSSKWVGVAGIAAIGVLTFFAFGGQAKSTQGGELNIFIWSNYLPDQVVQEFEAKYGTKLNIELYDSNEALLAKLQSGGASYDLIVPSDYMVSVLKAQGLIEEINLDAIANFSNLDSQFVGLPYDPQNRFSIAYMWGTTGIAYRKDKITEPIESWSSLLDEKYRDRIAMLDDVRETLGAMLKYQGYSLNSKNEAEISSAAKLLSGQKPLVKAYDSGGFDQMLLSGDIWITQAYSGQIAKVMADNPNIGYVVPKEGCTIFVDNLCIPKSARHKALALEFIDFVLDQRIAAEIANDTGFSSPNRAARGLIKPELLTNEAAYPPIELLERCEFIEELGEAINIYDRLWTQIKSE, from the coding sequence ATGAAAAAGCGAAACCGATGGATTCCCAATGGACTGAGCGTCTTTACCTCTTCGGTTTACCTCTTTCTTTACGCGCCGATAATCGTACTGGTGGTGCTTTCGTTTAACAATTCGCGGTTCAGCGCCATCTGGCAAGGCTTTTCCTGGCGCTGGTATCAACTGGCTTACAAAGATAATGAATTGATCGCTTCGTTAAGGATGAGTCTGATTATCGCGACCTTAACGACAATTATTGCCACTTTGATTGGTACGGCTGCGGCAATGGCGCTGGCGCGTTACCGTTGGCGTTATCGTCAGGCAACCGAATCACTGGTTTATCTGCCGGTCATCATTCCTGAAATCGTTATCGGTTTTGCGAGCGCAGCCTTGTTCGGATTAGTCGGTTTTAAGTTTGGCATTTCAACCGTCGTCATCGCCCATGTGGCGTTTGCCGTGTCGTATGTAATTTTTGTAGTGCGCGCCAGAGTCGCGGGGTTCGACCGGCGACTTGAAGATGCCGCGATGGATTTAGGCGCGACGCCACTGCAAACCTTTTTCCGCGTGACGCTGCCGATTATTTTGCCGGGGATTATTTCAGCCGCCTTACTGGTTTTTACGATTTCTCTTGATGATTTTGTCATCACCAGTTTTGTGGCAGGACCTGGGGCGGCAACCTTGCCGATAAAAATTTATTCGATGGTAAAGACCGGCGTAACGCCTGAAATCAATGCCATCTCAACGATTTTATTACTCGTCACCATTTTGTTGGTTTTTGTTTCTGAAAAAATTTCATCAGGCAAATCATCGAAATGGGTTGGCGTAGCGGGAATCGCGGCTATCGGCGTCCTGACCTTTTTTGCCTTCGGCGGGCAGGCGAAATCAACTCAAGGCGGCGAATTGAATATTTTTATCTGGTCAAATTATCTGCCTGACCAGGTCGTTCAGGAATTTGAAGCAAAATATGGTACGAAATTAAATATCGAACTTTATGATTCAAATGAAGCGTTGCTTGCTAAATTACAATCCGGCGGCGCAAGTTACGACCTCATCGTTCCCAGCGATTACATGGTTTCGGTGTTAAAAGCTCAAGGGCTAATCGAAGAAATCAACCTTGATGCGATTGCCAATTTTTCCAACCTTGATTCGCAATTTGTCGGTCTGCCTTATGACCCGCAAAACCGGTTTTCAATCGCTTATATGTGGGGAACCACTGGTATCGCCTATCGAAAGGATAAAATTACAGAACCGATTGAGAGTTGGTCGTCGCTGCTGGATGAAAAATATCGCGACCGCATTGCCATGCTTGATGATGTCCGCGAAACCCTTGGCGCGATGTTGAAATATCAAGGGTACTCATTGAACAGTAAAAACGAAGCGGAAATTTCCAGTGCGGCAAAACTGTTATCCGGGCAGAAACCGCTTGTCAAAGCCTATGATTCAGGTGGCTTTGATCAGATGTTGCTATCGGGTGACATATGGATTACTCAGGCTTACAGCGGGCAGATTGCCAAGGTGATGGCTGATAATCCCAATATCGGTTATGTCGTCCCAAAAGAAGGTTGCACGATTTTTGTTGATAACCTTTGCATTCCAAAATCTGCGCGCCATAAAGCACTGGCTTTGGAATTTATCGACTTTGTTTTAGACCAGCGAATTGCTGCCGAAATCGCTAACGATACAGGTTTTTCTTCGCCCAATCGCGCTGCCCGGGGCTTAATCAAACCGGAATTATTAACTAATGAAGCGGCGTATCCACCAATCGAATTGCTTGAACGTTGTGAATTTATCGAAGAGCTTGGCGAGGCGATAAACATTTATGACCGGCTATGGACGCAAATAAAATCCGAGTAG